One window of Clostridia bacterium genomic DNA carries:
- the tsaE gene encoding tRNA (adenosine(37)-N6)-threonylcarbamoyltransferase complex ATPase subunit type 1 TsaE produces MRTTIRIISDSQKNTFKVGTAIGCNVKPGDLICLIGDLGTGKTVLAKGIAKGMDIDDNVNSPSYTLINEYYGRIPLYHFDVYRLDRPEDAYDIGLDEYIFGDGVTVIEWADRIAELLPSDRLEININKIHKENSREILITGNSSAIENLERELKRDENISIG; encoded by the coding sequence GTGCGGACAACGATTAGAATTATTTCTGATTCCCAAAAGAATACCTTTAAGGTAGGCACAGCTATTGGATGTAATGTAAAGCCAGGCGATTTAATATGTTTAATAGGGGATCTAGGTACAGGCAAGACTGTTTTGGCAAAAGGGATAGCCAAAGGTATGGATATTGATGACAACGTCAACAGTCCTTCTTATACTTTAATAAACGAATATTATGGTCGTATTCCGCTATATCATTTTGACGTATATAGATTGGATAGGCCGGAGGATGCTTATGATATAGGTCTGGATGAATATATATTCGGGGATGGTGTTACTGTCATCGAATGGGCTGATAGGATTGCTGAATTACTTCCTTCTGACAGATTGGAGATAAATATAAATAAAATTCATAAAGAAAACTCTAGAGAAATACTTATAACAGGAAATAGTAGCGCAATTGAGAATTTAGAAAGGGAGCTGAAGCGAGATGAGAATATTAGCATTGGATAG
- the tsaB gene encoding tRNA (adenosine(37)-N6)-threonylcarbamoyltransferase complex dimerization subunit type 1 TsaB — translation MRILALDSSGIVATAAVIDDSKLLAENIINHKKTHSEKLMPTVKNLLESVNLKPDDIDVFAAANGPGSFTGLRIGVATIKGIAHALNKPTIGVSSLDGLAMNVPFFDGIICPIIDAKRNNIYTAIYTWEHNMVQRKSKYLAIAIEEFIVMLKNYNQDILFLGEGIELYRPILENALNEKAYFAPCTHNLQRASSIAYIALHKAKQGDLGSYRDLVPFYLRKSQAERAYQSHQEKENGI, via the coding sequence ATGAGAATATTAGCATTGGATAGTTCAGGTATAGTTGCCACTGCAGCAGTTATTGACGATTCTAAATTGCTGGCGGAAAATATTATAAATCATAAGAAAACTCATTCTGAAAAATTGATGCCTACTGTAAAAAACCTATTAGAAAGTGTCAATTTAAAGCCAGATGATATTGATGTTTTTGCAGCAGCTAACGGACCAGGTTCTTTTACCGGTTTAAGGATAGGGGTGGCTACAATCAAAGGAATAGCACATGCTTTGAATAAGCCAACTATAGGCGTGTCTAGCCTGGATGGCCTTGCCATGAATGTGCCCTTTTTTGACGGGATTATATGTCCTATAATCGATGCTAAACGAAACAATATATATACTGCTATATATACTTGGGAACACAATATGGTTCAAAGAAAATCTAAGTATTTGGCAATAGCAATCGAAGAATTTATTGTGATGCTTAAAAACTATAATCAAGATATTTTGTTTTTAGGTGAAGGTATAGAATTGTATAGACCTATTTTAGAGAATGCCCTGAATGAAAAAGCATACTTTGCTCCATGTACACACAACCTTCAAAGGGCTTCTTCCATAGCTTATATAGCATTACATAAAGCTAAACAGGGAGATTTAGGTAGTTATCGGGATTTGGTACCCTTTTACCTTAGGAAATCTCAGGCTGAACGAGCATACCAAAGCCATCAGGAGAAGGAAAATGGAATTTAA